In Schistocerca piceifrons isolate TAMUIC-IGC-003096 chromosome 9, iqSchPice1.1, whole genome shotgun sequence, the following proteins share a genomic window:
- the LOC124717345 gene encoding uncharacterized protein LOC124717345 produces MVIALVFLRCLRKRLPDFELTSDNCYAGRFDDIVVTWGGDSHRYALLVQLKHKTSTEYEKIKKSHLLPTSDNNKSDFNIWKYHKSFRSIKKNLNGGQYALVLLTNVPLHDNALGFFTERRTTSVLGADLLEAGGRVYTLDTRAVAGCDPDFMEHFFMFCNQKGVNEITDDICAELVHLLGPTDSYERLCEELCRCVMEWKDTSSKERESLNGSWTKWREIVRQHRVTKINDCDHLTTRLKFRSVEGVRRYVDSANPACVRPLSADTMALTVTKVHQAIHPETHIMVNVKRFRESQLGVLRWWGPSCRWLVLVDDDQEERRQSLNLLNQMRRHLEDGRRLIVVSMREETSFQDSFWCGDVSDESWDDLLLTKIRLNGAKRKCQLGELVSNTAELQNLLKHRLSCLIALARNSGCVKLGQTFEPLSENYVPRQLVTQQYVKDEFFSSLAMRDVCIADNSTCRILLEKLGYLMKNYKLCTFGELEKYLALHMSMPILAKTESIDTIALERICRKYRGLHMFTVNHTERGWNVQYFLAGSGRIRHYVREQTVQLLEALDAFNNKIIVEGRPGIGKSTMLLHLATEVKQSNPSSWVVQIDLRECYEKFEKHMSAEEVRELFLHSVMFNEGELAELEFNLLQHCLQNYKNMVCLVDNFEEVGPDYAEVFLQALRLVSPNRGKLVVTTRPAAASLLEDHLGSLAHLLPAFSDSQLQKYLDRFRPRALRWRFDGLATPLKDLLRIPLFAEMYRDLMEVGTESHDTVAFCEVFFHYKFGKLYVENFGDKLSDPGKRKEVKMLWRCHEVKLKRLAGLLLVRNKEILQSLIQSSGGDSIVKAGIVHQLTGEKLLFEHRTFAEYFLAKWCFSDASRKACAAVYSTAQSGRNLEFFVEVFDRMASRGRQLLSLLLDGDERRVRALLQAGVGLEERDIWGRNALHIAAAQGVKASLLRLLCQKIKAALAEEDGLLHWTPLQYAANRCHWDTMETLLQAGADLNQLVNIQNTASLLLLRNNYRVNGLLQNLLVRSRGIRSFQGAEYSGRSTVNQKGGV; encoded by the exons ATGGTCATCGCGCTGGTCTTCCTCCGCTGCCTCAGGAAGCGGCTCCCCGACTTCGAGCTGACGTCCGACAACTGCTATGCGGGCAGGTTTGACGACATTGTCGTTACGTGGGGGGGAGACAGTCACAGGTACGCTTTGCTCGTGCAGTTGAAGCACAAAACGTCGACAGAATACGAAAAGATCAAAAAGAGCCATCTGTTACCGACGAGTGATAACAATAAATCCGATTTCAACATTTGGAAGTACCACAAATCTTTCAGAAGCATTAAAAAGAATCTAAACGGCGGTCAGTACGCCCTGGTGCTCCTAACTAACGTCCCACTGCACGATAATGCCTTGGGATTCTTTACGGAGCGGCGGACGACCTCCGTCTTGGGGGCGGATCTCCTTGAGGCCGGTGGCAGAGTTTATACGCTCGACACCAGAGCAGTTGCTGGGTGTGACCCCGATTTCATGGAACATTTTTTCATGTTCTGTAATCAAAAGGGCGTCAACGAAATAACGGACGACATATGCGCAGAGCTCGTACACCTACTGGGGCCTACGGACAGCTACGAGAGATTGTGTGAAGAACTGTGCAGGTGTGTCATGGAGTGGAAAGATACGTCAAGCAAAGAGCGAGAGAGCCTTAATGGTAGCTGGACCAAATGGCGAGAGATTGTTCGCCAGCACAGAGTGACCAAGATCAACGACTGCGATCACTTGACGACGAGACTGAAGTTCCGTAGTGTGGAAGGTGTTCGCCGGTATGTGGACAGTGCCAACCCCGCCTGTGTGAGACCTCTGTCAGCTGACACCATGGCTCTGACAGTCACTAAGGTCCACCAAGCAATACACCCGGAAACGCACATCATGGTGAACGTCAAACGATTCAGGGAGTCACAATTGGGTGTTCTTCGATGGTGGGGTCCCTCCTGCAGATGGCTG GTTCTCGTAGACGATGATCAAGAGGAAAGAAGACAATCCCTTAACTTGCTTAACCAGATGAGACGGCACCTAGAAGATGGCCGTCGTCTGATTGTTGTGTCAATGAGAGAAGAGACATCTTTCCAGGACTCATTCTGGTGTGGTGACGTCAGCGATGAGAGCTGggacgatctcctgcttacaaaaaTCAGGCTCAATGGGGCTAAGCGTAAATGCCAGCTAGGTGAGCTTGTGTCGAATACAGCAGAGCTCCAGAACCTGTTGAAACACAGGTTATCCTGCTTGATCGCACTCGCAAGGAACTCAGGCTGTGTGAAGCTGGGCCAAACATTCGAGCCCCTATCAGAAAACTATGTGCCAAGGCAGTTGGTTACACAACAGTACGTGAAGGACGAATTCTTCTCATCCCTGGCTATGAGAGATGTATGTATTGCAGATAATAGTACCTGTCGGATACTTTTAGAGAAACTGGGCTACCTTATGAAGAATTACAAATTGTGCACCTTTGGGGAATTGGAGAAATACCTTGCTTTGCACATGTCAATGCCCATTTTGGCTAAAACTGAAAGTATTGATACTATCGCCCTTGAAAGGATATGCAGAAAATACAGAGGGCTACATATGTTTACAGTAAATCACACTGAACGTGGGTGGAATGTACAGTACTTCCTTGCTGGAAGTGGTAGGATCCGACACTATGTCAGAGAGCAGACAGTACAGCTCCTGGAAGCACTGGATGCTTTCAATAACAAGATAATTGTCGAAGGCAGACCTGGGATTGGCAAGTCAACAATGCTGTTGCATCTAGCTACAGAAGTGAAACAAAGTAACCCAAGCAGCTGGGTTGTACAGATAGATCTGAGAGAATGCTACGAAAAGTTTGAGAAGCATATGAGTGCTGAGGAAGTCAGGGAACTTTTCCTGCACAGTGTGATGTTCAATGAAGGGGAACTGGCTGAGCTGGAGTTCAACTTGCTCCAGCACTGTCTTCAGAATTACAAAAACATGGTGTGTCTGGTGGATAACTTCGAGGAAGTGGGTCCAGACTATGCAGAGGTGTTTCTTCAAGCTCTGAGGCTTGTATCACCCAACCGAGGCAAACTGGTGGTGACGACACGGCCGGCTGCTGCAAGTTTGTTGGAAGATCATCTGGGATCACTGGCGCACTTGCTCCCCGCTTTCAGTGATAGCCAACTCCAGAAATACCTTGATAGGTTTCGACCTAGAGCGCTCAGATGGAGATTCGACGGCTTAGCGACACCACTTAAGGATCTACTGAGAATCCCACTGTTTGCCGAAATGTACAGAGACCTGATGGAGGTCGGAACAGAGTCACATGACACTGTGGCCTTTTGTGAAGTCTTTTTCCACTACAAGTTTGGAAAACTGTATGTAGAAAACTTTGGGGACAAGCTGTCTGACCCTGGAAAGAGGAAGGAAGTGAAAATGTTATGGAGGTGCCATGAGGTCAAGCTCAAGCGTTTAGCAGGATTACTTCTGGTGCGAAACAAAGAAATCCTTCAGTCACTTATACAGTCATCTGGGGGTGACAGTATTGTAAAAGCTGGAATAGTGCATCAGTTGACCGGTGAGAAACTGCTGTTCGAGCATAGGACATTTGCGGAATATTTCCTCGCAAAGTGGTGTTTCTCAGATGCCAGCCGAAAGGCGTGTGCAGCAGTGTACAGTACCGCTCAGTCGGGGAGGAACTTGGAGTTTTTTGTGGAGGTGTTTGACCGCATGGCGAGTCGGGGACGACAACTGCTAAGTTTGTTGCTAGATGGTGATGAGAGAAGAGTGAGAGCGTTGCTGCAGGCAGGTGTGGGACTGGAAGAGAGGGACATTTGGGGGCGCAATGCACTTCACATTGCAGCTGCCCAAGGAGTCAAAGCATCACTGCTGCGACTCTTGTGCCAGAAGATAAAGGCAGCTCTGGCTGAGGAGGACGGACTCCTACACTGGACACCACTGCAGTATGCAGCTAACAGGTGCCACTGGGACACAATGGAAACCCTGCTACAGGCTGGTGCTGATCTGAACCAATTGGTCAACATTCAG AACACTGCGTCACTCCTCCTCTTGAGGAACAACTACAGAGTCAATGGTCTTCTACAGAACTTGCTTGTGAGAAGCAGAGGTATACGGTCCTTTCAAG